A window of the Burkholderia sp. 9120 genome harbors these coding sequences:
- a CDS encoding DUF2844 domain-containing protein — MITSKFGIAVVAAASFVTVAPAYAALGSAPTYPVTASSTGAGAASPGGAAVARFAASASANAATPAYTVSQTTLPSGTVVNEYITAGNTVFALSWQGPTMPPLKTLLATYFPTYVQALTDAHNTQGGGYGAAVVRQTGLVVETGGHMGSFVGRAYLPQALPQGLSADDIK; from the coding sequence ATGATAACCAGTAAATTTGGAATCGCCGTGGTGGCGGCGGCGTCGTTCGTTACCGTCGCGCCTGCTTACGCGGCGCTGGGTAGCGCGCCGACGTATCCGGTGACGGCCAGCAGCACCGGCGCGGGCGCGGCCAGTCCGGGCGGCGCCGCGGTGGCGCGCTTCGCGGCGAGCGCAAGCGCCAATGCGGCGACGCCGGCTTATACCGTCAGTCAGACGACGCTGCCGTCCGGCACGGTGGTCAACGAGTACATCACGGCGGGGAACACCGTGTTCGCGTTGAGCTGGCAAGGTCCGACCATGCCGCCGCTGAAGACGCTGCTCGCGACTTACTTCCCGACTTACGTCCAGGCACTCACCGACGCGCACAACACCCAAGGCGGCGGCTACGGCGCCGCCGTCGTGCGTCAGACGGGGCTGGTCGTGGAGACGGGTGGGCACATGGGCTCCTTCGTGGGTCGTGCCTATTTGCCGCAAGCGCTGCCGCAAGGCCTGAGCGCTGACGACATCAAGTAA
- a CDS encoding DUF3443 domain-containing protein, with product MRKIAWIIAAALGLSLAACGGGGGSSGSSTANSSTSGSSSNTPSSGTTNGITSPPLTSSTPNVLAADASAVPTAVGPGNTMAVTVTGTGIHNQPMVSIKLCKPGTNATANCVTIPNVLVDTGSYGLRLVRSVIPDATFNTFGTETANSLPLAECALFGSGYTWGTVHTADLALSGEVASTLPIQVIGDPALTTAAPSECQVGRLMATAADVGANGILGIGVSPTDCGSACAVAPLLTHYYTNAGTATTVPLSGQVANPVSYFVQDNNGVILEMAQVSDSGSASAQGTLVFGIDTQANNTLAGTSATLIRTDINSNFTSTYNGTTQTSTFFDSGSTVMFFPDTTIARDPASSYYVPTATVGRTATLSSTSPASATLGFNIANGLTLSASGNNAFNNLGIYMPGQFDFGLPFFYGRHVFYGIAGHSSTGGGLGPYVAYVSS from the coding sequence GTGCGCAAAATCGCATGGATTATTGCCGCGGCGCTCGGCCTGAGTCTGGCCGCCTGCGGTGGGGGTGGTGGCAGCAGCGGCAGCTCGACGGCCAATTCGTCGACCTCGGGTAGCAGTTCGAACACGCCTTCGAGCGGCACGACGAACGGCATCACGAGCCCGCCGTTGACCAGCTCGACGCCCAACGTACTCGCGGCCGACGCGTCCGCCGTGCCGACCGCGGTCGGTCCCGGCAACACGATGGCGGTGACGGTCACCGGCACGGGCATTCACAACCAGCCGATGGTGAGCATCAAGCTCTGCAAGCCGGGGACGAACGCCACCGCCAACTGCGTGACGATTCCGAACGTGCTGGTCGACACGGGTTCGTACGGGCTGCGCCTCGTGCGTTCCGTGATTCCGGACGCGACCTTCAACACGTTCGGCACTGAAACGGCCAATAGCCTGCCGCTCGCCGAGTGCGCCTTGTTCGGCAGCGGTTATACGTGGGGCACGGTGCATACTGCCGACCTCGCGCTGTCGGGCGAAGTTGCCTCGACGCTGCCGATCCAGGTGATCGGCGACCCGGCGCTGACGACGGCCGCGCCGTCCGAATGCCAGGTGGGCCGCCTGATGGCGACCGCCGCCGATGTGGGCGCGAACGGCATTCTCGGCATCGGCGTGAGTCCGACGGACTGCGGTTCGGCGTGCGCCGTCGCGCCACTGTTGACGCACTACTACACCAACGCGGGCACGGCCACCACGGTGCCGCTCAGCGGCCAGGTCGCCAATCCGGTTTCGTATTTCGTGCAGGACAACAACGGCGTGATTCTCGAGATGGCACAGGTGTCCGATAGCGGCAGCGCGTCGGCCCAGGGCACGCTTGTGTTCGGTATCGACACGCAGGCCAACAACACGTTGGCCGGCACGAGCGCAACGTTGATCAGGACGGATATCAACAGCAACTTCACGTCGACCTATAACGGCACGACGCAGACCAGCACGTTCTTCGATTCCGGTTCGACGGTGATGTTCTTCCCGGATACGACGATCGCTCGCGACCCGGCGAGCAGCTACTACGTGCCGACCGCGACGGTGGGCCGCACGGCGACGCTGAGCTCGACCAGTCCGGCTAGCGCGACGCTGGGCTTCAACATCGCCAACGGGTTGACGTTGAGCGCGTCGGGAAACAACGCGTTCAACAACCTCGGCATCTATATGCCCGGTCAGTTCGACTTCGGTTTGCCGTTCTTTTACGGCCGGCATGTGTTCTACGGCATCGCGGGACACTCGTCGACGGGTGGCGGCCTCGGGCCTTATGTGGCGTACGTGTCGAGTTGA
- a CDS encoding tetratricopeptide repeat protein, producing the protein MKSVALLHPLRRLTFLPALLTALTLTAAAVAPLGAGAMSAGAQDAARLPRPFPALPLLPFGDPTTPCALRFGASQEWAASPLAKPAQLLASCGTEAAAGNLDARAIYGQMMLFGYAMPPSDTGLAMLQQAAVDGSRSAQRVVGSLYRDGMRAPKDYAAARRWLTLSADQGDGLAAETLGLMDYNGEGGAVDFASAYAEFARAADHGSSHSASNAGQILFDGRAGVPRDVAGGVTWFIQGATRGDADGAFLLGMALLRGTGVKQDVRNAAGWINTAAERGHLGAHAVLADLYVAGAGVPRDEKKGFALMSYAASRGSVYAQRRLGELYAGGTGTARNLALARAWHRKAALEGDATARFQLAVEYRLGLGGPKDLDAAIGWMRGAAQAGLAAAQNDLGTMLQRGEGEPRNLVEAKQWYQRASDQGLGIAAFNLASLADAGLGMPKDPALAFRLAHTGAERGDPQATLMVGRMLFVGDGVPVDKAQALVWYRKAADLGNVDGARQTGWQYMYGIGVPRDAVLGQRYLETAARAGNAQAQTILGLYLLEMQANGGRDANKDTAKADGKAWHVKAVAQNFAPAYTAMGTVYSKGQGMPPDQPTAIKWFTRGAESNDLASQRVLCLAYANGAGVTRNPELAQRWCRAAAQAGDLFAMRRLAVGIADTTSERDSSYWQWRIASRGDAVYQSMLGDSYDLGRGVPADFSAAVYWFRLAAEQGNVSAQSSLAWHLFTGLGGERNDREALAWANRAADTSSGAMAMVGEAYLYGRGVPQDVDVARGWLEKAAAAGSGEAASDLANLYETGNGVPRDDALALSWHRKAAALGSNAGTIALALRAEATGDVHALNGRSMQWLAVAGDPGSAGSAGSAGAAGAAGAAGAAGGARAPASNDATESGLASWAALSTLNEALLGDTLRQYEIGMRYLSGDGVMRDKALGDAWLQRALAGFAAEPHHAMYADAVRAVEQRVSAQLSADERERAHRVAVNLLATVPSSAVAAGAYRS; encoded by the coding sequence GTGAAGTCCGTCGCGTTGCTTCACCCACTGCGACGGCTCACGTTCCTGCCCGCGCTGCTGACGGCGCTCACGTTGACCGCGGCGGCCGTTGCGCCGCTCGGCGCCGGCGCCATGTCGGCCGGCGCGCAGGACGCTGCGCGTCTGCCGCGTCCGTTCCCGGCTTTGCCGCTCCTGCCGTTCGGCGATCCGACCACACCCTGCGCGCTGCGCTTCGGCGCCAGCCAGGAGTGGGCGGCCTCGCCGCTTGCCAAGCCCGCGCAACTGCTCGCATCGTGCGGCACCGAGGCGGCGGCCGGCAATCTCGACGCGCGCGCCATCTATGGACAGATGATGCTGTTCGGCTACGCGATGCCGCCGTCCGACACCGGCCTCGCGATGTTGCAGCAGGCCGCCGTCGACGGCTCGCGCAGCGCGCAACGTGTGGTCGGTTCGCTCTACCGCGACGGCATGCGTGCGCCGAAAGACTACGCCGCCGCGCGACGCTGGCTGACGCTCTCCGCGGACCAGGGCGACGGCCTCGCGGCCGAGACGCTCGGCCTGATGGACTACAACGGCGAAGGCGGCGCGGTCGACTTCGCCTCGGCCTACGCCGAGTTCGCGCGCGCCGCGGATCACGGCTCGTCGCACAGCGCGTCCAACGCCGGGCAAATCCTGTTCGACGGCCGGGCGGGCGTGCCGCGCGACGTCGCGGGCGGCGTCACGTGGTTCATTCAGGGCGCGACGCGCGGCGATGCCGACGGGGCGTTCCTGCTCGGCATGGCGCTGTTGCGCGGCACCGGCGTGAAGCAGGACGTTCGCAACGCGGCGGGCTGGATCAATACGGCTGCGGAGCGCGGCCATCTCGGCGCGCACGCGGTGCTCGCCGATCTGTACGTGGCCGGCGCTGGCGTGCCGCGCGACGAGAAAAAGGGTTTTGCGTTGATGTCCTACGCGGCGAGCCGCGGCTCGGTCTACGCGCAGCGCCGGCTCGGCGAACTGTATGCAGGAGGCACCGGCACGGCGCGCAACCTGGCGCTGGCGCGGGCATGGCATCGCAAAGCCGCGCTGGAAGGCGATGCGACTGCGCGTTTCCAACTGGCCGTTGAGTATCGGTTGGGCCTTGGCGGTCCCAAGGATCTCGACGCCGCAATCGGCTGGATGCGCGGCGCGGCTCAGGCCGGCCTCGCGGCGGCGCAGAACGATCTCGGCACCATGCTGCAGCGTGGCGAAGGCGAGCCACGCAATCTCGTCGAAGCGAAGCAGTGGTATCAGCGGGCCTCCGACCAGGGACTCGGCATCGCCGCGTTCAACCTGGCGTCGCTCGCCGATGCCGGGCTCGGCATGCCGAAAGATCCGGCGCTCGCGTTCCGGCTCGCGCATACCGGCGCCGAGCGCGGCGATCCGCAAGCCACGCTGATGGTCGGCCGGATGCTGTTCGTCGGCGATGGTGTGCCGGTCGATAAGGCGCAGGCGTTGGTCTGGTATCGCAAGGCCGCCGATCTCGGCAACGTCGACGGAGCACGTCAGACCGGCTGGCAGTATATGTACGGCATCGGCGTGCCGCGCGATGCGGTGCTCGGCCAGCGTTATCTGGAAACGGCCGCGCGGGCCGGCAATGCTCAGGCGCAGACCATCCTGGGTTTGTATCTGCTGGAAATGCAGGCGAACGGCGGTAGGGATGCCAATAAGGACACGGCCAAAGCCGACGGCAAGGCGTGGCACGTCAAGGCGGTCGCGCAAAACTTCGCGCCGGCCTATACCGCGATGGGCACGGTCTACTCCAAAGGCCAGGGCATGCCGCCCGATCAGCCGACCGCGATCAAATGGTTCACGCGCGGCGCCGAATCGAACGATCTCGCCTCGCAACGCGTGCTGTGTCTCGCCTATGCGAACGGCGCCGGCGTGACGCGCAATCCCGAGCTGGCGCAGCGCTGGTGCCGCGCCGCCGCGCAAGCCGGCGACCTCTTCGCGATGCGTCGGCTGGCCGTCGGCATTGCAGACACGACGTCGGAGCGCGACAGCAGTTACTGGCAATGGCGAATCGCGAGTCGCGGCGACGCGGTCTATCAGTCGATGCTCGGCGACTCGTACGATCTGGGCCGCGGCGTCCCCGCCGACTTCAGTGCAGCGGTCTACTGGTTCCGGCTCGCGGCGGAACAGGGCAATGTCTCGGCGCAAAGTTCGCTGGCGTGGCATCTGTTTACCGGGCTCGGCGGCGAGCGTAACGATCGGGAGGCGCTGGCCTGGGCCAACCGGGCGGCCGACACCAGTTCGGGCGCCATGGCCATGGTCGGCGAGGCTTATCTGTACGGCCGAGGTGTTCCGCAAGACGTTGATGTTGCGCGCGGCTGGCTTGAAAAGGCCGCAGCGGCCGGTTCGGGCGAGGCGGCCAGCGATCTCGCGAATCTGTATGAGACCGGCAATGGCGTGCCGCGCGATGATGCGCTGGCGCTGAGTTGGCATCGGAAAGCCGCTGCGCTCGGGAGCAATGCGGGAACCATCGCGCTCGCGCTGCGCGCTGAAGCTACGGGGGATGTGCACGCGCTGAATGGCCGCTCGATGCAGTGGCTCGCTGTTGCCGGCGATCCGGGTTCGGCTGGTTCGGCTGGTTCGGCTGGTGCGGCTGGTGCGGCTGGTGCGGCTGGTGCGGCCGGCGGTGCGCGCGCGCCCGCTTCGAACGACGCGACCGAATCCGGCCTGGCCTCGTGGGCTGCCCTCTCAACCTTGAACGAAGCCTTGCTGGGCGACACGCTGCGGCAGTATGAGATCGGCATGCGCTATCTGTCAGGCGACGGCGTGATGCGTGACAAGGCGCTCGGCGATGCGTGGCTTCAGCGTGCGCTGGCCGGCTTCGCGGCCGAACCCCATCACGCCATGTATGCGGATGCGGTCCGCGCCGTCGAACAACGCGTTAGCGCGCAACTGAGCGCGGATGAGCGGGAGCGGGCGCATCGGGTGGCCGTCAATCTGCTGGCGACGGTTCCGTCGAGCGCGGTCGCGGCGGGGGCGTATCGAAGCTGA
- a CDS encoding alpha/beta hydrolase — translation MTDPFLDSHDDDLAHFDAHGTAPLPASNDQGHVEHAGAQIWYASYGAGAPVILLHGGLGHSGNWGYQIPALLDAGYRVVVVDSRGHGRSTRDTQPYRYELMASDVLAVMNRLQLERAALAGWSDGACVALVLASEAPERVAGVFFFGCNMDPSGTRPFVPTPVIDRCFSRHRKDYAKRSATPGEFDAFVGAVSEMMRTQPNYSADDLTQIRVPVAIVQSEHDEFIKPEHADYLARTIPGAALIALPGVSHFAPLQRPGQFNRVLLDFLRRVLP, via the coding sequence ATGACCGACCCCTTCCTCGACTCGCACGACGACGACCTCGCCCATTTCGACGCACATGGCACCGCGCCGCTGCCGGCGTCGAACGATCAGGGCCATGTCGAGCATGCCGGCGCGCAAATCTGGTACGCGTCTTATGGCGCCGGCGCGCCGGTGATTCTGCTGCACGGCGGCCTCGGCCATAGCGGCAACTGGGGCTACCAGATTCCCGCACTGCTCGACGCGGGGTATCGCGTGGTGGTGGTCGACAGTCGAGGCCACGGCCGCAGCACGCGCGACACGCAGCCCTATCGCTACGAGTTGATGGCATCCGACGTGCTGGCCGTGATGAACCGCTTGCAACTCGAACGCGCCGCGCTGGCCGGCTGGAGCGACGGCGCATGCGTCGCGCTGGTGTTGGCCAGCGAGGCGCCCGAACGCGTGGCGGGCGTGTTCTTCTTCGGCTGCAACATGGACCCCAGCGGCACCCGGCCGTTCGTGCCGACACCGGTAATCGACCGTTGCTTCAGCCGGCATCGCAAGGACTACGCGAAACGATCGGCGACGCCGGGCGAGTTCGACGCGTTCGTCGGCGCGGTCAGCGAGATGATGCGCACGCAGCCCAACTACAGCGCGGACGACCTGACGCAGATCCGCGTGCCGGTTGCGATCGTGCAGAGCGAACACGACGAGTTCATCAAACCGGAACACGCCGACTATCTTGCCCGCACGATTCCCGGCGCGGCACTCATCGCGCTGCCCGGCGTGAGCCATTTCGCGCCGCTACAAAGACCCGGCCAATTCAATCGCGTGCTGCTGGATTTTCTGCGCCGCGTTTTGCCCTGA